The genome window TTGGCCAATCCGCGGAACCGATCCACCACGGGGGCCAGGGCCGCATACAGTTGGTCCTGGGTGGCCCTCTTGTCGAAGTACAGCTTGGCAAAGGCGTTTATGTCCTGCTCGGTGTATACAGGGAAGCCAGCTAGGCGCGTCTGGATCTCGTAAAGCAAGTTCGGATCGGTCGCCTCGGATAGCAATGTCGTTTCGTAATACGGTTCAAAGGCCGCTTTGATCTCGTCGGCCTCGTTAGCGAAGTCGAGGACTATCGGGCCCCTCTTTTCAGGATGGGTGCGGTTCAGCCGCGAGAGCGTCTGTACAGCGTTCACCCCGCCCAGTTTTTTGTCCACATACATCGTGTGCAGGAGGGGCTGGTCGAAGCCGGTTTGGAACTTGTTGGCAACGATCAGGAAGCGGTACACCGAGCGCTCGAAGGCCTTCGCGGTCTGGGCTTCCGGGAAGCCGTTCATGCCGGCTTCGGTGTACGACTGGCCGCCATCCTGCACCGTCCCCGAGAAGGCGACCAGCGCCTTGAATGGATACCCGCGCTTCGCCAAGTACTCGTCTAGGGCGAGCTTGTAGCGCACTGCGTGAAGGCGCGAACGGGTGACGATCATCGCTTTCGCCCTGCCGCCGATCTCGCCCTGTACATGCGCCGCGAAGTGCTCGACCATAATACGCACTTTCTCGTCGATGGCGTGCGGATGGAGCTCCACGAATGATTTTAGCAGGTACTCGGCCTTTTTCTTGTCGTACCGGGGGTCGTCCCCGATCTTCTTGAGCAACCGCCAGTAGGCCTTGTACGTGGTGTAGTTGGCAAGCACATCCAGAATAAACCCTTCCTCGATGGCCTGGCGCATACTGTAGAGGTGGAACGGCTCGAACTTCCCGTCAGAGCGCCTGGTGCCGAAAAGCTCGAGCGTTTTGGGCTTGGGCGTGGCGGTGAAGGCGAACATGGAGAGATTCGGCAGCCGCCCGCGCTTTTCGATCTCTGCGAGAATCGCCCTCTCGAGCTCCTCCTCAGGTGTTGCCGCCTGAGCCTCCTCGTGTTCCGCCTCCTCGAGCGAAACCGAGGCCAGCACGGCCTTGAGGCTCTTCGTGCTCTCGCCCGACTGAGAGGAGTGGGCTTCATCTACGATCACGGCGAAGCGCTTGCCGGGGAGCTCACCGATCTGGTTCACGATGACAGGGAACTTCTGAAGCGTCGTGACGATGATCGTCTTGCCAGACTCCAGCGCCTCCTTGAGCTGGCGCGACGTGGTGTCGATGTTTTCCACCACTCCCAGCGTCTGCTCGAACTGCCGCATGGTGCGCTGCAGTTGTCGGTCAAGCACCCGCCGGTCGGTGACGACTACGATGGAGTCGAAAACTCGCCGGTTTCTGGCGTCGTGCAAGGTTGCCAATTGATGCGCCAGCCAGGCGATGGTGAAACTCTTGCCGCTTCCCGCCGAGTGCTGAATGAGGTAGCGTTGCCCCGGGCCATACGCTCGGGCATGGGCGATGAGCTTGCGCACGCAGTCGAGCTGGTGGTAGCGTGGGAAGATGAGAAAGCTCCGGCCGTTCTTGCGCCCCTTCTCATCCTCCTCTTCCACCTCGTGGATGAACTGGCGTATGAGGTCGAGCACGCTGTCGCGCGCCCAGGTTTCGTCCCACAAGTAGCTCGTGGCGTAGCCCGCGCGTGTGGGTGGCACTGGCGGATTTCCCGCGCCGCCAAAGCGGCCCTGGTTGAAAGGCAGGAAGCGCGTCTTCGTGCCTTGCAAATGGGTGGTCACATAGACGAGATCGGGGTCGACAGCGAAGTGCGCCAGACACCGGCCATAGGCGAAGAGCGGCTCGCGGGGGTCTCGGTCGGTTTTGTACTGCCGCATCGCGTCTTCCACCGTCTGGCCGGTGAGCAGGTTTTTGAGTTCGGCGGTGAAGACGGGGATGCCATTCAGAAACAGCACGAGATCGATGCTCTTCTCGTTCTTGGTGCTGTAGCGGAGCTGGCGGACGACGGAGAAGATGTTCGCCTGGTAGAGGCTCCTCGTTTCCTCGTTGAGCCCGCTGGCCGGGCGGAAGTAGGCGAGCTTGAACTTGCAGCCCGAATCCTTAATGCCATTGCGCAGCACATCCAGCGCTCCGCGGCGCTCGATTTCGGAAGAAAGCCGCTTGAGGAACTGCTCCTTCACCGGTGCGCCGTGGTGCTGCTTGAGCTTGGCCCATTCCTTGGGCTGAGTGGCGAGGACGAAGTCCACCACATCGCGCGGGATCAGGCAAAGCGTGCGGTCGTAATCCTCGGGTCGGCGCTTGTGGTAGCCGCCCGGCGGCATCTCGCCGTACGGTGCCGGCGTCTCGCGCACGGCGCCGGCGTCGCCATCGCCAGCGTAGGCATCGGGGCCATACTGGAGCAATGACGCCTCGATGGCGTCTTCAAGACTGTGCTCGGAGATGTCCGGGCTCATAGCGGCGCCATCCTTTCGCTCAATGCTTCAAGGTAGCGATCATACACAAGAGTCTCCCCCGAAAAAGCCCTGATTCCTAAGCACATCAGCTTTCCAAAGGGACTGATTCCACCGGTACACCGATTTGAACTGCCACTGGAGTCCAGATATCTATGTCTTCAGCATCGACCTCTATGCTCACAACGAGAGCATACCGAGCGCCGACCTCACTGCGGTCGCGCGTGGGCTGATCCTTCCACCAGCCGGATATAGGGTACACACCGATGACACCCCGTTCAGCGAGATCCGCTGCGGTACCTTCCCAGATGTCGGAGTGGAGCGAACCTTTGTTGCGGGCCTGCTCACCGAGTAACCATCCCTCCGAATCCGACCCGCTTGTCGGCCTATCTTCGTCCTCGTCAAGTGCTCGCTGGTTCAGTCTCTTCCTGAAATCGTCCCTACTTTCTGCGGGTAATTTGACGTCGAACCGGAAGCCGTGAGACGCATAACGGTATCGGCGCTTCCACCCACGTCGCCCAGGGTTCGGCTCAATAAAGTATGATAAAGTGACCCGCAGACGAACTCGGGTTTCCCCGAGATCTAACAGAACTTCCCTGGGCCATGGCAGATCATGCAGATGCATCTCGTGCATTTTGCGATCCTTGAACGGATGCAAGGTCGCTTGGGCGACCAGTGTCAGCGCGTCATTTGCACTGCGCAAGGCGCGTTCCAGGTTGGGGACACCGAAACCATATCGGCGTACTAACTTGGCCCTGTCGCGCTTCCCCCTGGCGTTTCCAAGGTGCGCCTCCATGGCTGGCGTCCATCTTGCCGAGTGGACGATCAACGCACGGACGGTCTCAGGCCAGAACTCAGGATACTCAGCACGTACGATTGCTGCCATGCGCGCGACCTGTGCTGTTGCCGCACTCGTCGCGTATGAAAGCACAAGCGGCTTTACATTCGGTCTGTAATATGTGGACAATCCACAGAGATCGGGGACTGCATAGTCCGTGTCATTGCCGCTGCAAGCGACGTTGCCACCCTCGAATACCACCTCGGGCTTGATGGGCCAAATACCTTGAAACGTCACAGAAGTTGTACTCCAAGGCGAAAGGTCCCCCGGCGGGGAGACGGGCGACCAGTCGCTCCAGTCCGGATGTGTAATCACTGCTTTCTCGGTGTAGGCACCCACCGTAAGTACGTTCCAGGCCTGCGCTGGATCGTGCACCGCCTCGATATCGCTGCGATCGAGGTGCGCTGCTTCCAGCCGGTCAGCGGGTACGTTGCCCGCGCTCACAACGAAAAGCCGCCGTGCAGCTCCCTCAGCGCCATTCAGGTAGCACAGCCCTTGCGTTGCCGGGTCGAACACACGCCCAGCCGCGAGGGCGTCGAGTGCCGCCGACCACGAAGTAGGCTGACCACGGTCGCGCCCGTCGAGCGTCGTCACCGCGAGTGAGAATACCCG of Bacillota bacterium contains these proteins:
- a CDS encoding type I restriction endonuclease; its protein translation is MSPDISEHSLEDAIEASLLQYGPDAYAGDGDAGAVRETPAPYGEMPPGGYHKRRPEDYDRTLCLIPRDVVDFVLATQPKEWAKLKQHHGAPVKEQFLKRLSSEIERRGALDVLRNGIKDSGCKFKLAYFRPASGLNEETRSLYQANIFSVVRQLRYSTKNEKSIDLVLFLNGIPVFTAELKNLLTGQTVEDAMRQYKTDRDPREPLFAYGRCLAHFAVDPDLVYVTTHLQGTKTRFLPFNQGRFGGAGNPPVPPTRAGYATSYLWDETWARDSVLDLIRQFIHEVEEEDEKGRKNGRSFLIFPRYHQLDCVRKLIAHARAYGPGQRYLIQHSAGSGKSFTIAWLAHQLATLHDARNRRVFDSIVVVTDRRVLDRQLQRTMRQFEQTLGVVENIDTTSRQLKEALESGKTIIVTTLQKFPVIVNQIGELPGKRFAVIVDEAHSSQSGESTKSLKAVLASVSLEEAEHEEAQAATPEEELERAILAEIEKRGRLPNLSMFAFTATPKPKTLELFGTRRSDGKFEPFHLYSMRQAIEEGFILDVLANYTTYKAYWRLLKKIGDDPRYDKKKAEYLLKSFVELHPHAIDEKVRIMVEHFAAHVQGEIGGRAKAMIVTRSRLHAVRYKLALDEYLAKRGYPFKALVAFSGTVQDGGQSYTEAGMNGFPEAQTAKAFERSVYRFLIVANKFQTGFDQPLLHTMYVDKKLGGVNAVQTLSRLNRTHPEKRGPIVLDFANEADEIKAAFEPYYETTLLSEATDPNLLYEIQTRLAGFPVYTEQDINAFAKLYFDKRATQDQLYAALAPVVDRFRGLAKDEQQDFRGQLTDFIRLYAFLAQVLTFADPDLEKLYVFARHLRRLLPADRDTLPWEVQQNIDMESYRIQQTSSGRITLDRRSGLLDPQSTKGRYGVAPEELEPLSRIIAELNERFGLNLGPEHHVTLGQVMAKLDADPALDASARVNTRENVRLTFDQKVDELVQEIVDSNFELYKRITDDKGFGEAVKNLLFDLYLRSHEPLNAVEPRP
- a CDS encoding S8 family peptidase; this translates as MGVTVRGAQPGLYIQFESPPGTELKLESLEDRLKGIELVAVQSFQPDPKRPPVQRATVFLPDGAFKHFVTKFEQYATEQTEKGEPRHKDLVDRIAELRRATLRALWTDDAAAYPVEGEAIWWEVWLRRHDGRELERLHEFAQVVGLSLGERRLAFDDRIVVLVWGTEQQLSGSLDVLNDVAEVRRAKESAAFFVDMPAKEQAAWIEDLVRRTTPPPKDAPAVCILDTGVTRAHPLLDLAIASSDASAVDPAWGGHDDGGGPDNMGHGTEMAGLALYGDLVAVLTARTPVRLCHRIESVKILPPHGVNHPELYGAITAQAVARPEVSAPHRPRVFSLAVTTLDGRDRGQPTSWSAALDALAAGRVFDPATQGLCYLNGAEGAARRLFVVSAGNVPADRLEAAHLDRSDIEAVHDPAQAWNVLTVGAYTEKAVITHPDWSDWSPVSPPGDLSPWSTTSVTFQGIWPIKPEVVFEGGNVACSGNDTDYAVPDLCGLSTYYRPNVKPLVLSYATSAATAQVARMAAIVRAEYPEFWPETVRALIVHSARWTPAMEAHLGNARGKRDRAKLVRRYGFGVPNLERALRSANDALTLVAQATLHPFKDRKMHEMHLHDLPWPREVLLDLGETRVRLRVTLSYFIEPNPGRRGWKRRYRYASHGFRFDVKLPAESRDDFRKRLNQRALDEDEDRPTSGSDSEGWLLGEQARNKGSLHSDIWEGTAADLAERGVIGVYPISGWWKDQPTRDRSEVGARYALVVSIEVDAEDIDIWTPVAVQIGVPVESVPLES